Proteins from a genomic interval of Streptomyces sp. NBC_00820:
- the cdgB gene encoding diguanylate cyclase CdgB translates to METESEPYVRLASLRQLHQVMADMNTARSLADTLQTVSDGAVNALGYEMACVNLVRPDGDLVVAAFSGNSAAEALITGRVGSRDSWDRRLAMGEEWGDLVFIPHTEGWVLDDDDVPQWFTDGPAPRFEDEWHPSDRLFAPMFTPGVQGGGSSGELLGVISVDRPRNGRRPGAWGREALQMYAFQAAIAISNARLRANMQRALVRLERDQQALRASEESFRQAFEYAPSGMAIAEMGGDQHGRILRTNDALCRLLGRPASAMRRYSFSDLVHPEDVGTLLRTSAEGGRAELRLGRRDGSYVWVSLRNSVVADAADGPRFLLTHVEDIEERKRRELQLAHRASHDSLTGLPNSAELRSRLSARLCRRTAQPGDLDSLDAAYGHPAFDAPAGHGFDFAPGVEAPGAYDHHVHTVAPEDGRDDGTKGLAVLFCDLDGFKSINDRFGHNAGDAVLIEVAHRLSRGVRDGDTVARLGGDEFVILADGLGKADAQDLAVRLRNEIIQPIRAEGRAVRVGASFGIGWAHCGMTADEVLKSADERMYVEKRSRPKQHRRAG, encoded by the coding sequence ATGGAGACCGAGTCGGAACCGTATGTCCGTCTTGCGTCCCTCAGGCAGCTGCACCAGGTCATGGCCGACATGAACACGGCACGCAGCCTGGCGGACACGCTGCAGACGGTCTCCGACGGCGCCGTGAACGCCCTCGGCTACGAGATGGCCTGCGTCAACCTCGTCCGGCCCGACGGCGACCTCGTCGTCGCCGCGTTCTCCGGGAACTCCGCCGCCGAGGCCCTGATCACCGGCCGGGTGGGCTCCCGCGACTCCTGGGACCGGCGCCTCGCCATGGGCGAGGAGTGGGGCGACCTGGTGTTCATCCCCCACACCGAGGGCTGGGTCCTCGACGACGACGACGTCCCGCAGTGGTTCACCGACGGTCCCGCTCCCCGCTTCGAGGACGAGTGGCACCCCTCCGACCGGCTCTTCGCGCCGATGTTCACACCCGGTGTGCAGGGCGGCGGTTCCTCCGGCGAGCTGCTCGGGGTCATATCCGTCGACCGCCCGCGCAACGGCCGCCGCCCCGGCGCCTGGGGCCGTGAGGCCCTCCAGATGTACGCCTTCCAGGCCGCCATCGCGATCAGCAACGCGCGTCTACGTGCGAACATGCAGCGCGCCCTGGTCCGCCTGGAGCGGGACCAGCAGGCCCTGCGCGCCAGTGAGGAAAGCTTCCGGCAGGCCTTCGAGTACGCCCCCTCCGGCATGGCCATCGCCGAGATGGGCGGCGACCAGCACGGCCGCATCCTGCGCACCAACGACGCCCTGTGCCGGCTGCTGGGCCGCCCCGCCTCCGCGATGCGCCGCTACTCCTTCTCCGACCTCGTCCACCCCGAGGACGTCGGCACCCTGCTGCGCACCTCCGCCGAGGGCGGCCGTGCCGAGCTGCGCCTGGGCCGCCGCGACGGCAGCTACGTCTGGGTGTCGCTGCGCAACTCCGTCGTCGCCGACGCCGCCGACGGGCCCCGCTTCCTGCTCACCCACGTCGAGGACATAGAGGAGCGCAAGCGCCGCGAGCTCCAGCTCGCCCACCGCGCCTCCCACGACTCCCTGACCGGCCTGCCGAACTCCGCCGAGCTGCGCTCGCGCCTGTCGGCCCGGCTGTGCCGCCGCACGGCCCAGCCCGGCGACCTGGACTCCCTGGACGCGGCCTACGGCCACCCCGCCTTCGACGCCCCCGCGGGACACGGCTTCGACTTCGCGCCCGGTGTCGAGGCGCCTGGCGCCTACGACCACCACGTCCACACCGTCGCCCCCGAGGACGGCCGCGACGACGGCACCAAGGGTCTGGCGGTCCTCTTCTGCGACCTGGACGGCTTCAAGTCGATCAACGACCGGTTCGGTCACAACGCCGGTGACGCGGTCCTCATCGAGGTGGCCCACCGGCTCAGCCGGGGTGTGCGCGACGGTGACACCGTGGCCCGGCTCGGTGGCGACGAGTTCGTGATCCTCGCCGACGGCCTCGGCAAGGCCGACGCCCAGGACCTCGCCGTGCGCCTGCGCAACGAGATCATCCAGCCCATCCGCGCCGAGGGCCGGGCCGTCCGGGTCGGCGCCAGCTTCGGCATCGGATGGGCGCACTGCGGGATGACGGCGGACGAAGTGTTGAAGTCCGCTGACGAACGGATGTACGTAGAGAAACGATCTCGTCCCAAACAGCATCGGCGTGCCGGATGA
- a CDS encoding flavin reductase family protein: MSRLAAGVVLVTAQEPPLDPDDPNAPDGEDVGMTATAFLSVSLDPPLVMVSLREGSRMDDLLDEQPLWAVSVLTENQRHIAGRFAMKGRISDRLLFEDIASVRGEVSGAPLIGGALATLECRTEQRVPAGDHTLVIGRVLTAHVPSAEGGPLLYFRGRYRQLG, from the coding sequence ATGTCCCGGCTGGCCGCGGGCGTCGTCCTGGTGACCGCGCAGGAACCGCCGCTGGACCCCGACGACCCGAACGCACCGGACGGGGAGGACGTCGGCATGACGGCCACCGCCTTCCTGTCGGTCTCCCTGGACCCGCCGCTGGTGATGGTGAGCCTGCGCGAGGGCTCCCGGATGGACGACCTGCTCGACGAGCAGCCGCTGTGGGCGGTCTCGGTCCTCACCGAGAACCAGCGGCACATCGCGGGCCGCTTCGCGATGAAGGGCCGCATCAGCGACCGCCTGCTGTTCGAGGACATCGCCAGCGTCCGCGGCGAGGTCAGCGGCGCCCCCCTGATCGGCGGCGCGCTGGCCACCCTGGAGTGCCGCACCGAACAGCGCGTGCCGGCCGGCGACCACACCCTCGTCATCGGCCGCGTCCTGACCGCCCATGTCCCGAGCGCGGAGGGCGGCCCCCTGCTGTACTTCCGGGGGCGGTACCGGCAGTTGGGGTGA